In Magnolia sinica isolate HGM2019 chromosome 12, MsV1, whole genome shotgun sequence, a single genomic region encodes these proteins:
- the LOC131220361 gene encoding putative germin-like protein 2-1, translating to MAHHILFLGFLALTCSIASASYPSPLQDFCVAKPNSPVLVNGLACKDPKLAQANDFFFAGLHKPGNTSNFLRSAVTPVFAAHLPGLNTLGISMVRIDYAPWGVISPHIHPRATEILTVVEGTLYAGFVTSNPDNRLITKVLQKGDVFVFPEGLIHFQRNVGYGSAVAIAALSSENPGVITIANSIFGSKGPISTEVLTTAFQLDKAAVDYLQSKF from the exons ATGGCCCACCACATTCTCTTCTTGGGTTTTTTAGCTCTCACTTGCTCTATTGCCTCAGCCTCATATCCAAGCCCTTTGCAGGATTTCTGTGTAGCCAAGCCCAATAGTCCAG TGTTGGTTAATGGATTAGCCTGTAAGGACCCGAAGCTCGCTCAAGCCAACGATTTCTTCTTCGCCGGGCTCCATAAACCAGGCAACACATCGAACTTCCTTCGATCGGCAGTTACTCCTGTCTTCGCAGCCCATTTACCTGGACTCAACACGCTCGGCATCTCGATGGTTCGCATAGACTACGCACCATGGGGCGTCATTTCTCCCCACATCCACCCGCGAGCCACTGAGATCCTAACAGTCGTGGAAGGCACTCTCTACGCCGGCTTTGTCACATCTAACCCTGACAACCGTCTGATCACGAAGGTCCTCCAGAAGGGTGATGTGTTCGTCTTCCCAGAGGGACTCATTCACTTCCAACGTAACGTAGGGTATGGGAGTGCTGTTGCGATTGCGGCCCTCAGCAGCGAAAACCCAGGTGTAATCACCATCGCTAATTCCATCTTCGGATCGAAGGGACCCATTTCGACTGAGGTTCTTACCACGGCCTTCCAGCTGGACAAGGCTGCAGTGGATTATCTCCAGTCCAAGTTCTAA